From Candidatus Latescibacter sp., one genomic window encodes:
- a CDS encoding DUF362 domain-containing protein, with product MKLQGKYDCINSNRRGFLRNISLGAAGLVIGQASWLSLSKPGAGEASAAQASPLAEPVEARVSFSAGKDRRDLMVEILKPFEKEIRKGIKGKQVVIKPNCVWHDYPLCATHPDAIRGVLDFLKPIYSQKVIIGESTASPNGTFYNFEKYGYTPLEKEYNAKLVDLNLDTATTEWILGENRYPLDIRIIDAFLNPNNYIISLARMKTHDCVVATLSMKNMIMASPINVPKNHPAFVKNQFEKAKMHQGGPKGINYNMFLVAHFARPKLAIIDGVEGMEGNGPANGTPVEHGVAVAGLDAVAVDRIGLELMGIDYADVGYLQWCSAAGLGQGDRSKIQIVGTADLSKHVIKYKLRDNIAWQMEWKKDEKIVTK from the coding sequence ATGAAATTGCAGGGAAAATATGATTGTATAAATTCTAACCGCCGGGGTTTTCTGAGAAACATTTCCCTGGGAGCAGCCGGGCTGGTAATCGGTCAGGCAAGCTGGCTGAGCTTGTCGAAGCCAGGTGCCGGCGAAGCATCCGCCGCGCAGGCATCCCCTTTGGCTGAGCCTGTCGAAGCCAGGGTGTCATTCTCCGCCGGAAAGGATCGCCGCGACCTGATGGTGGAGATTCTGAAACCGTTCGAGAAGGAGATACGGAAGGGTATAAAGGGGAAACAGGTGGTTATAAAACCCAACTGCGTCTGGCATGACTATCCTCTCTGCGCCACTCACCCGGATGCAATACGGGGGGTATTGGATTTTCTGAAGCCCATCTATTCCCAAAAAGTGATTATCGGGGAGTCAACCGCCTCGCCCAACGGGACGTTTTACAATTTTGAAAAGTACGGCTATACTCCTCTGGAAAAGGAATACAACGCCAAACTGGTCGATCTGAACCTGGATACCGCCACGACAGAATGGATTCTGGGGGAGAACCGGTACCCGCTGGACATCAGGATCATCGACGCATTCTTGAATCCGAACAACTATATCATTTCACTGGCGCGGATGAAGACCCATGACTGCGTGGTAGCTACCCTGTCCATGAAGAACATGATCATGGCTTCGCCTATCAACGTCCCGAAGAACCACCCCGCTTTTGTGAAAAATCAGTTCGAGAAAGCCAAGATGCACCAGGGCGGACCTAAGGGAATCAATTACAACATGTTCCTCGTCGCCCATTTTGCCCGTCCAAAGCTTGCGATCATCGACGGGGTCGAGGGAATGGAAGGCAACGGCCCGGCCAATGGAACTCCGGTCGAGCACGGAGTGGCGGTGGCGGGTCTGGATGCGGTTGCAGTGGATCGTATCGGCCTGGAACTGATGGGGATCGACTACGCCGATGTCGGGTATCTCCAGTGGTGCTCCGCCGCCGGTCTTGGCCAGGGCGACCGGAGCAAAATCCAGATTGTAGGAACTGCCGACCTGTCAAAGCATGTAATCAAATACAAGCTCCGCGATAATATCGCCTGGCAGATGGAATGGAAAAAGGATGAAAAAATAGTGACAAAGTAA